The Cloacibacterium sp. TD35 region ATGGTTAAGTTTTCTGCATCTGGGCCTACAATTTCTTTTACAATTGGAGCCGTAATAGCATCTTCTGGCTGGAAGGTGTATTTATCAAATGGTTTTGGTTGCATGTAAGAAAACGCCTTGTCTACTTTTGCAATTACCTCATCTGGATTGAAATCACCAGAAAGAATAATTCCCATGTTATTAGGAACGTAATATTTATTAAAATACTTTCTGATTTCAACTAAAGAAGGGTTTTTAAGGTGTTCTACCGTACCAATGGTTGTTTGTAAACCGTAGTTATGTTTTTTGAAAAGATTAGAGAATAAAGTTTCAGAAACTTTTCTTCCGTCATTATCCAGCGTTCTATTTTTTTCTTCATAAACCGCTTCTAATTCAGTGTGGAAAATTCTAAGTGTAGGATTTCTGAATCTTTCTGCTTGTACTGCTAAATATTTATCTAGAGAAGCACTAGGAACATCATCTGTATAAACCGTTTGTTCAAAACTTGTAAAAGCATTGGTTCCTTGAGCTCCCATTGCAGACATCATTTTGTCATACTCGTTTGCAATTGCATATTTTGCGGCAACTCCAGAAACTGAGTCTATTTTTTTATAGATGGCTTTTCTTTGAACTTCATCTTTAGTAGAATTATATTGCTCGTATAATGCGTCTATTTTTTCTAATTCTACTTTTTCTTTAGACCAATCTAGTGAACCGTATTTATCAGTTCCTTTGAACAACATGTGCTCTAAATAATGTGCCAAACCTGTATTGGTTGCAGGGTCTGTTTTACTTCCTGCTTTAATGGCAACATAGGCTTGAATTCTGGGATCCTTATTCGTAGGACTTAAAATAACAGTTAAACCATTCTTCAAAGTGTAGAAACGCGCTTTCGCTGGGTCATTGGTTACATATTTATAGGTGTAACCGCCACTCGAAGCTTCTTTCCACTGGAACTGGTTTTGGGCAAAAGCAGCCACAGAAACTAAGACTGCAGCAAATGCCAAAGTAAGCTTTCTAATCATATTGAACTCATTTTTTTCTATTAGACGCAAAAAATGTTAAAATGTTTCTTAAACATTCATATTTTTTGAAAAAGAAGAATTTTATCGTTCAAACAACAACCTTTCTCCGTGTTTTTCAGGAGAAACTTTACCATTTTCGAAAGCAAGAAAACCATTGACGAATGTATGTGTAATTTCTGAATGAAAAGTCTCGTTTTCTAGCGGACTCCAACCACATTTTGAAAGAATTTTTTCTTTTGAAACTGTAGATTTTCCTTGAGGATTAATGAGTACCAAATCTGCTTTGTAACCTTCTCTTACATAACCTCTTTTTTCAATTTCGAATAAAATAGCAGGATTATGACACATTTTTTCAACCACTTTTTCTAAAGTAATTTTTCCTTTTTTGAAATATTCAAACATCACCGGCAAAGAATATTGAACCAAAGGTGCTCCAGAAGGACATTTCAAATATTTATTATCTTTCTCTTCCAAAGTATGCGGAGCATGATCGGTTGCAATAATATCAATTCTATCATCTAAAAGCGCTTCCCAAAGTCCGTTTTTATCTTTTTCTGTTTTCACGGCAGGGTTCCACTTGATTAAAGAACCTTTGGTTTCATAATCTTCATTGGTAAAATGAAGATGATGCACACAAACTTCCGCGGTGATTTTTTTGTCTTTTAACGGAATATCATTTCGGAAAAGCTCCATTTCTTTTGCGGTAGAAAGATGATAAATATGCAATCTCGCTCCAGTTTTTTTTGCCAATTCAATTGCCTTTGAACTTGATATATAACAAGCTTCTTCGCTTCTGATGAGATGATGAAATTTCACAGGAATATCTTCTCCGTATTGTTCTTTATAGATCTCTGTATTTCTTCTGATGGTAGCTTCATCTTCACAATGCACACAAATCGGCATTTTTACTTGAGAGAAGATTTCTTCCAAAATTTCGGGATTATCTACCAACATATTCCCTGTAGAAGAGCCTAAAAATAGTTTAACGGCTGCTACATTTTTCGGATTGGTTTTCAGAACTTCTTCTAAATTATCATTGGTTCCGCCCATCGAAAAAGAATAATTGGCGTAAGATTTCTCCGAAGCAATTTTGTATTTTTCTTCTAAAAGCTCTTGCGTTACCGCATTGGGAACGGTGTTCGGTTGTTCTATAAAACTAGTTACTCCACCTGCAATTGCTGCTTTTGATTCGCTTTCTATATCGCCTTTATGCGTTAAACCAGGCTCACGAAAATGCACTTGGTCGTCTATCACCCCTGGAATAAGAAAAGAATTTTCGGCGTCAATAATTTTATCTACATTTTCTTCGGAAATAGTTGATGAAATTTTTGCAATCAAATCATTTTCAATCAATACATCAGATTTAAAAATCTTCCCTTCATTTACGATTTGTGCATTTTTAATTAAAGTTTTCATTTTACTTTTAGATTTATACAAATTTAGTCTAACTTTTGACTAAAGTCAAAATAATTTGGCTTTTTATATTGAGTTTAAGTCTCTAAAAAAGTGATTTAATAAAATTATAAAATCCAGAATATTAAATTTCAAATCTTATCTTTACTTTTGCAATCTAAAAACACTAAAAAATTGTATAAAAAACTATTCGGACAGACTGCCATTTATGGCTTAAGTTCAGTATTAGTAAGGATTTTTCCTTTTCTCATCGCTCCTATTGTTACACGAGCATTTGGGCCAGCTGCATCTTCACCATTTGTAGATTGGTACTCTATTGCTGGAGTTATTACGGTTTTTTTAACACACGGAATGGAAACTTCGTTTTTTCGTTTTGCTCAAGAAGATGATATTGACAAAAAAACCTTAATCTCTACTACTGCACTTAGCATTCTTTCTGTAGGGTTCATTTATTTGATTTTAGGTTATGTTTTCAGACAAGAATTAGCAAACGCTTTTGAAACACCAGACCAAGTAAATTTTTTGGTCATTTTCTTATTCATTTTATCTTTTGATGCGTTTTCTACAATTCCTTCAGCGGTTTTAAGACTCGAAGGAAGACCTATACAATATATGCTTTCTAAAGTAATCGGTTCATTGGTTTACTTTTTTCTAGTGGTATTTTTCATCAAATGGTTGCCTAAATTTCCAGAGGGAATTCTTGGGCTAAAATATAATCCAGAAATTGGGGTAGGTTACGTTTTTATTGCCAATTTGGTTCAGAGTATTGTGACTTTGGCGATTGTGGGCAAAGAGTTTGTTAATTTCAGTATCAAAAAATTTGATTTTCAACTTTGGAAAAGAATTATGAATTATTCTTGGCCAGTAATGATTGCAGGTTTGGCTGGAATTGTAAACCAAACACTTGACAGACAGTTTCTTAAATATTTACTTCCTGATAAAGAAGCACGCCATCAGATTGGAGTTTATGGCGCTGTTTACAAAATAGCCACTTTTATTACGGTTATTAGGCAAGCTTATCAGTTAGGAATTGAGCCTTATTTTTTCAGCAGTTTCAAAGATAAAAACAATCACAAAACTTATGCAGTTTTGATGGACGTTTTCGTAATTTGTAATTGCTTAATTTACATGGGATTGATGGTAAATCTTCAATGGATTTCTGAAAAATACTTGAGAAATCCACTTTACTACGAAGGCATAGAAATAATTCCGATGGTGATGTTAGGTGCTTTATTTTTAGGGATTTATCTTAACCTTTCTATTTGGTACAAACTTTCAGACCAAACTAGAGTGGGTTTATATATTTCTATCATCGGAGCAGCAATTACAGTGCTCATTAACGTTCTTTTTATTCCAGAATATGGATATTGGGCAAGTGCAACTGCTGCATTAGTAACCTTCACGAGTATGATGGTAATTTCTTACATTTGGGGAAGAATAAAATATCCTATTCCTTATAACACAGGTAAAGTTATATTATACTTATTTATTTCGGTTTCTCTTTCTATGATTTCGTTTTATTATTTTAGAACCAATTATATTGTAGGGAACTTATTTTTAGCATTATTCATAGGTTTTGTAGCCTTTAAGGAACAAGCCATTATCAAAAGAATTTTAAAAAGATGACCATAAAAGTAATCAACAAATCAAAACACGCTTTACCAAAATACCAAACTGCACTTTCTGCAGGAATGGATTTATATGCTAACATTTCTGAACCCATAACGCTGAAATCTTTAGAGAGAAAATTAATCAGCACAGGTTTATTCATTTCATTGCCAGAAGGTTACGAAGCACAAGTAAGACCTAGAAGTGGTCTTGCTCTAAAAAACGGAATCACCGTTCTGAATACTCCAGGAACAATAGACGCTGATTATCGTGGAGAAATTGGAGTAATTTTAGTAAATTTATCGGCCGAAGAATTTACCATAAATGATGGCGACAGAATTGCTCAGATGGTTATTGCCAAACATGAAACCGCAACTTGGGAAGAGGTAGACACCTTAGAAGAAACAGAACGCGGAGAAGGAGGTTTTGGCAGTTCAGGAGTGGCTAAAAAATAACAGTTAAAAACACTAATACATTAAAACCATATAAACTATGAAAATTATAGTTCCAATGGCAGGACGTGGCTCTAGATTAAGACCACACACCCTTACAGTTCCTAAACCATTAATTCCTATTGCAGGAAAACCAATTGTACAAAGATTAGTAGAAGATATAGCAAAAGTAGCTGGCGAAAAAATAGATGAAATAGCATTTATCATAGGAGATTTCGGGCCAGAAGTTGAACAATCTTTAATAGAAATTGCAGAAAAACTAGGAGCAAAAGGAAGCGTTTATACGCAAGACGAACCTCTAGGAACAGCTCACGCTATAAAATGTGCAGAACAATCAATGCAAGGAGACGTGGTAGTAGCATTTGCTGATACCCTTTTCCGTGCTGATTTTAAATTAGACACCAATTCTGATGGAGTGATTTGGGTAAAAAAAGTAGCCGATCCTTCTGCTTTTGGTGTTGTGAAATTAGACGATTATGGTTTCATCACTGATTTTGTAGAAAAACCACAAACTTTCGTTTCAGATTTAGCCATTATTGGAATTTATTATTTCAAATCTGCAGAAAAACTGATGGAAGAAATTAATTATATCATGAGTAATGATATAAAAGTAGGTGGTGAATATCAATTGACTACCGCTCTAGAAAATCTTCGTCAAAAAGGAGCTAAATTCTCTCTAGGAAAAGTAGATGATTGGATGGATTGCGGCAATAAAAATGCAACCGTAGAAACCAATGGTAAAATCCTTCAATACGAAAAAGAAGAATTTGCAAATTCCCCAGCATCAGCAGAAATAGAAAACAGTCTTATTATTCCTCCATGTTTTATCGGGGAAAATGTAAAAATTAAAAATTCTAAAATCGGGCCTTATGTTTCTTTAGGAAACGGAACTTGCGTAGAGAATTCTAATATCGAAAATTCTTTGATACAAGAAAAAACAGTGATTAATCATGGTAATTTAAGCAACTCTATGATTGGTAGTAACGCACAGTATTTTGGCGTTTCTAGAGAAATTTCCTTAGGAGATTATTCGGTGCTAGATTTCTTATCAAAAGTAAATGATTAATCTACTATAAATCAAATAAATAACCAAACCACACAAAACATTTTGTGTGGTTTGGCGTTAAAATTGTAATGTTCTTCCACAAGTAACATTTACAATCATAAAATATGAAAAATTATATACTTATCCTTATTTCATCATTAGCTTTATTATCTTGTAAAGCTAGAAAAACCGTAGAACCAACTCCAGCTCCTGCAGAAAATGTAAGTTCTAATAAAGCTTTTTTTGAAACAATTACTAAAAAAGATGCTTTTGAAAGTTTAAAAATTACCAGTAAAGTAAATGCGGAGACAGACAAATTTATTCCAACCATTGATGGAACATTTTACATAGAAAATGACCAAAAAATTTGGGCAAATTTCTCATTCCTTTTTATGTCTCAAGCAAGAGCCAATATTACTCCTACAGGAATCAAAGCCTACGAAAAAATAAATAAGACGTATATAGACTCTAATTTTGACTACATCAATAATCTTTTGAAAGTTAATTTCATAGATTACAGTGCTTTACAAAATTTACTTCTCGGTAAAACCTTTATTCCAGTCAATGAAAAAGATTATACTTTCTTACAAAATGAAAACGGTTATTTGCTTAATTCTGCTAAAAACCAAATCATCACGGTAAATGGCAAAACCAGTGAGTACAAAACTTCATTAGAATATTCTCCTGAATTGGCTTTGAAAAAGGTATTTTTACAAGATATTAAAAACAACAATAGCCTAGAAGTTAGCTATAATGATTATGAAACTTTAGGCTCACAAAAACTCCCAAAAAGTGTTAAAATAATTATAAAAGCACAGAAAACAGACCAAATTTTAATAGAAAATACGAAATTTGAATTTTTGAAGATGGAAACTCCTTTTTCCATTCCTACTAATTATACAAAGACAGAAATTAAATGATGCATAAGAAACTGAGTTTATTATTAGGATTACTAGCCTTTAGCATTTTCTTTTCTCAACAAGGAAGAAAAGAACAACTGCAAAAACAAAATTCAGAGCTAAAAAGACAAATTGCTACCATTAATGCTACTCTTGCAAAAGCCAGAGGAGAAGCAAAACTATCTCTTGCTTACCTTAATGATGTCAATAAAAAAATTGCACTCCGAGAAAGAGTTTATAATAACACTCAGAAAGAGAAAAGATTCATAGAAGATGACATCTACCTCCGTCAGTTAGAAATCAATAAATTTAACCGTGAACTAAAAGTTCTTCGTAAAGAATATGCTGATATTCTAGTAAAAGCATACAAGAACAAAGGTGTTCAAAACAAAGTAACCTTCATTCTTTCTTCCAGAGATTTAGGCGAAGCACTAAGAAGAGTACAATACATCAAGCAATACGGAGAATATCAAGATAAAAAAGCAGCTGAGATTAATCAAAAAGCAGCTCAAATCAAAAAATCCATCGGCTTAAAGCAAAAATCTGTAAAAGAAAAAGAAAACCTTCTTAATAAACAAAAACAAGAACTCGCTGTAATTCAGGTAGAAAGAAAACAAAAAGAAGTACTTCTAGAAGAGTTTAAGAAAAATGAAGCAAAGCTGGTTGCTGAACTTAAAACAAAGCAAGCCGAAAATAAAAAGGTAGAAAATGCCATCAGAAATCTCATCAATGAAGAAATAAAAGCAGCTAAAGCTAAAGCAGAAGCAGATAAAAAAGCAGAAGCAGAAAGAATAAGATTGGCAAAAATTGCCGCTGAAAAAGAAAAAGCAAAAATAGATGCTGCAAAAAAAGCAGAAACAGAAAGATTAGCTACTGAAAAGAAAAAAGCAGAAGAAGAAGAAAGAAAGGCGGCTAAAATAGCACGTGAAAAAGCAGAAGCAGAAAGAATTGCTAAAGAAAAAAATGATGCTAAAAAAATAGCAATAGCAGAAAAAGAGAAAAAAGAATCTGAAGAAAAAGCAAATGCAGCTAAAGCAAAAGCAGATGAAGCGAGAAATGCATCTCAAGCATTGGCAGATAAAACAGATAAAGAAAAAGCAGCTGTAGAAGAGAAAAAAATGAAAGACTTCGGTGTGGGAGCAATTACCGCAGGAAGTAACTTCGCAGCGAATAAAGGAAAAATGTCTTTCCCTGTTCCTTCTGGACAGGTTACCGAAAGATTTGGCAGACAACCACACCCAGTTTTCAAAGGAATTACTATTGAAAATAACGGGATAAAGGTTGTAGTTCCAAATGGAAGTAAAGCCAGATGTGTATTCCCAGGTGTTGTGAGCAACATTTTGGTAAGTGGTGGCGCAAAAACAGTATTGGTTAAGCATGGAGATTATTTCAGCATCTATGGAAACTTAGAAAATGTAAATGTTGCCAAAAACCAACAAGTCTCTGCAGGAACCACAATTGGAAGCATCGGAACCGATTTTGATGGGAATTTCGCCCTTGATTTTCAAATTTGGAATGGAGCCAATCCAGTTAATCCATTAGATTGGGTTTCGTATTAAAAAATCCTTACATTTGTAAAAAATTTTCAAAATGATTTCACCAATTATTATACTATCACTTTCTTGGCAGCATATGCTAATTGTTGCTGTAGTACTTTTATTACTTTTCGGAGGTAAAAAGATTCCTGAATTAATGAGAGGGGTTGGTAGCGGAATTAAAGAATTTAAAGACGCTGTAAAAGAAGACGAAAAAAAGCCAGAAGATAAATCTCAAAATCCTTCTTAAAATGTCTTTTACCGAACACGCTTGGAATATCTTCAACAAATCTGTTGAAGATTATCATTTACATGATAATGTAGACTTCCCTATCAATAATCCATTCGAAAATGGAAGTTTGGAACATCTTTTGTATACTAAGAATTGGATAGATACCGTTCAATGGCATTTAGAAGATATCATTAGAGACGAAAATATTGATCCGGTAGAAGCACTACAATTGAAAAGAACAATTGATGCTTCTAACCAAAAAAGAACTGATTTAGTGGAATATATTGACAGTTATTTTTTCCAAAAATATCAAAATATAACTCCTAAATCTGATGCTAAAATCAACACAGAAACTGTAGCTTGGGCAATTGATAGATTTTCAATTCTTGTTTTGAAAGTGTACCACATGAACCAAGAAGCTACTAGAGAATCTGCCTCAGAAGAACATAGAG contains the following coding sequences:
- a CDS encoding lipopolysaccharide biosynthesis protein, with the protein product MYKKLFGQTAIYGLSSVLVRIFPFLIAPIVTRAFGPAASSPFVDWYSIAGVITVFLTHGMETSFFRFAQEDDIDKKTLISTTALSILSVGFIYLILGYVFRQELANAFETPDQVNFLVIFLFILSFDAFSTIPSAVLRLEGRPIQYMLSKVIGSLVYFFLVVFFIKWLPKFPEGILGLKYNPEIGVGYVFIANLVQSIVTLAIVGKEFVNFSIKKFDFQLWKRIMNYSWPVMIAGLAGIVNQTLDRQFLKYLLPDKEARHQIGVYGAVYKIATFITVIRQAYQLGIEPYFFSSFKDKNNHKTYAVLMDVFVICNCLIYMGLMVNLQWISEKYLRNPLYYEGIEIIPMVMLGALFLGIYLNLSIWYKLSDQTRVGLYISIIGAAITVLINVLFIPEYGYWASATAALVTFTSMMVISYIWGRIKYPIPYNTGKVILYLFISVSLSMISFYYFRTNYIVGNLFLALFIGFVAFKEQAIIKRILKR
- the dut gene encoding dUTP diphosphatase gives rise to the protein MTIKVINKSKHALPKYQTALSAGMDLYANISEPITLKSLERKLISTGLFISLPEGYEAQVRPRSGLALKNGITVLNTPGTIDADYRGEIGVILVNLSAEEFTINDGDRIAQMVIAKHETATWEEVDTLEETERGEGGFGSSGVAKK
- a CDS encoding murein hydrolase activator EnvC family protein, coding for MMHKKLSLLLGLLAFSIFFSQQGRKEQLQKQNSELKRQIATINATLAKARGEAKLSLAYLNDVNKKIALRERVYNNTQKEKRFIEDDIYLRQLEINKFNRELKVLRKEYADILVKAYKNKGVQNKVTFILSSRDLGEALRRVQYIKQYGEYQDKKAAEINQKAAQIKKSIGLKQKSVKEKENLLNKQKQELAVIQVERKQKEVLLEEFKKNEAKLVAELKTKQAENKKVENAIRNLINEEIKAAKAKAEADKKAEAERIRLAKIAAEKEKAKIDAAKKAETERLATEKKKAEEEERKAAKIAREKAEAERIAKEKNDAKKIAIAEKEKKESEEKANAAKAKADEARNASQALADKTDKEKAAVEEKKMKDFGVGAITAGSNFAANKGKMSFPVPSGQVTERFGRQPHPVFKGITIENNGIKVVVPNGSKARCVFPGVVSNILVSGGAKTVLVKHGDYFSIYGNLENVNVAKNQQVSAGTTIGSIGTDFDGNFALDFQIWNGANPVNPLDWVSY
- a CDS encoding dihydroorotase; translated protein: MKTLIKNAQIVNEGKIFKSDVLIENDLIAKISSTISEENVDKIIDAENSFLIPGVIDDQVHFREPGLTHKGDIESESKAAIAGGVTSFIEQPNTVPNAVTQELLEEKYKIASEKSYANYSFSMGGTNDNLEEVLKTNPKNVAAVKLFLGSSTGNMLVDNPEILEEIFSQVKMPICVHCEDEATIRRNTEIYKEQYGEDIPVKFHHLIRSEEACYISSSKAIELAKKTGARLHIYHLSTAKEMELFRNDIPLKDKKITAEVCVHHLHFTNEDYETKGSLIKWNPAVKTEKDKNGLWEALLDDRIDIIATDHAPHTLEEKDNKYLKCPSGAPLVQYSLPVMFEYFKKGKITLEKVVEKMCHNPAILFEIEKRGYVREGYKADLVLINPQGKSTVSKEKILSKCGWSPLENETFHSEITHTFVNGFLAFENGKVSPEKHGERLLFER
- a CDS encoding twin-arginine translocase TatA/TatE family subunit translates to MISPIIILSLSWQHMLIVAVVLLLLFGGKKIPELMRGVGSGIKEFKDAVKEDEKKPEDKSQNPS
- a CDS encoding sugar phosphate nucleotidyltransferase, which produces MKIIVPMAGRGSRLRPHTLTVPKPLIPIAGKPIVQRLVEDIAKVAGEKIDEIAFIIGDFGPEVEQSLIEIAEKLGAKGSVYTQDEPLGTAHAIKCAEQSMQGDVVVAFADTLFRADFKLDTNSDGVIWVKKVADPSAFGVVKLDDYGFITDFVEKPQTFVSDLAIIGIYYFKSAEKLMEEINYIMSNDIKVGGEYQLTTALENLRQKGAKFSLGKVDDWMDCGNKNATVETNGKILQYEKEEFANSPASAEIENSLIIPPCFIGENVKIKNSKIGPYVSLGNGTCVENSNIENSLIQEKTVINHGNLSNSMIGSNAQYFGVSREISLGDYSVLDFLSKVND
- a CDS encoding DUF4254 domain-containing protein, whose product is MSFTEHAWNIFNKSVEDYHLHDNVDFPINNPFENGSLEHLLYTKNWIDTVQWHLEDIIRDENIDPVEALQLKRTIDASNQKRTDLVEYIDSYFFQKYQNITPKSDAKINTETVAWAIDRFSILVLKVYHMNQEATRESASEEHRAKCTEKLNVLLEQKKDLSQAIDQLLLDIENGDVKMKVYKQMKMYNDESLNPILYQKSNS
- a CDS encoding DUF4292 domain-containing protein; the encoded protein is MKNYILILISSLALLSCKARKTVEPTPAPAENVSSNKAFFETITKKDAFESLKITSKVNAETDKFIPTIDGTFYIENDQKIWANFSFLFMSQARANITPTGIKAYEKINKTYIDSNFDYINNLLKVNFIDYSALQNLLLGKTFIPVNEKDYTFLQNENGYLLNSAKNQIITVNGKTSEYKTSLEYSPELALKKVFLQDIKNNNSLEVSYNDYETLGSQKLPKSVKIIIKAQKTDQILIENTKFEFLKMETPFSIPTNYTKTEIK